Proteins found in one Aethina tumida isolate Nest 87 chromosome 1, icAetTumi1.1, whole genome shotgun sequence genomic segment:
- the LOC109605391 gene encoding GTP-binding protein 2, producing MDSFLSLFDPGTDCNNQHYGIDNMNNNEALPPEPQVGNVEYKLKIVNPTKQRFEHLVTQLKWRLREGNGEAIYEIGVEDSGILAGLSKFDMKASLQSLQQMAMKLGATTTILRERKLDNGRSVAEVLVRKVPDDQNNIEIRVAVLGNADAGKSTLLGVLTQGRLDNGKGRARLNMFRHLHEIQSGRTSSISHAILGFNSEGQPINYGYSELITEEEICDTSTKLVTFLDLAGYKKYIRTTIQGLSGYSPHHAMLLISSTVGAIGMAHEHLTLAIALKVPFFIVITKTDLASPTSTLESLESFLKQVGCRRVPLVIKTLDDVITAGANQLTENVVPIFCVSSVNGEGLDLLFKFLYVLPPGVSVKERERLEQESPEFHIDEHFRAGDLGQILGGILTKGILSEGSKMQIGPMKNGTFETVTIKSIHRNRVPCRMVRAGQSAAICLDKCISNLRNGLVILNPDVKAKGCLYFQANVSVLFHATAIYKGFQTTVHIGNVRQTAVVIGIYANSCIHTNERGSILFKFKNHPEYVNVGQRLLFREGTTKGIGEITQVFPVDD from the exons ATGGATTCGTTTTTGAGTTTGTTCGATCCGGGCACGGATTGCAACAATCAACATTATGGAATTGATAATATGAACAATAATGAAGCTTTGCCTCCAGAACCTCAAGTTGGAAATGtggaatataaattgaaaattgtcaaCCCAACAAAACAAAGATTTGAGCATCTAGTAACGCAG CTAAAGTGGAGACTGCGTGAAGGTAATGGAGAGGCAATCTATGAGATAGGGGTCGAGGACAGCGGCATATTGGCGGGACTATCAAAATTCGACATGAAGGCCAGTTTACAAAGCCTGCAGCAAATGGCCATGAAGTTGGGCGCCACCACCACAATTTTACGGGAAAGAAAACTGGATAATGGACGTAGCGTGGCTGAGGTGTTGGTACGAAAGGTGCCCGACGATCAAAATAATATCGAGATTCGAGTTGCCGTTTTGGGCAACGCTGACGCTGGGAAGTCCACATTGTTGGGTGTTTTGACGCAAGGCAGGTTGGATAATGGTAAAGGAAGGGCTAGATTAAATATGTTCAGGCACTTGCATGAAATTCAGAGTGGTAGAACGTCATCAATCTCGCATGCTATATTGGGTTTTAATTCTGAA ggCCAACCAATTAACTACGGATACAGTGAACTCATTACTGAAGAAGAAATTTGCGATACTTCCACAAAACTTGTCACGTTTTTGGATTTGGCCggatataaaaagtatataagaaCAACTATTCAAGGTTTGTCAGGCTATTCACCACATCATGCTATGCTTCtg ATTTCAAGCACGGTTGGGGCCATTGGAATGGCACATGAACACTTGACACTTGCCATTGCTTTAAAAGTGCCGTTTTTTATAGTCATCACAAAGACAGATTTGGCTTCTCCAACTAGTACGTTGGAGAGTTTGGAGTCGTTCTTGAAGCAAGTCGGGTGTAGGAGAGTTCCTTTAGTCATTAAAACGTTGGACGACGTCATTACTGCTGGTGCCAATCAACTGACGGAAAACGTAGTACCCATTTTTTGTGTATCAAGTGTTAATGGAGAAGGATTGGATTTGTTGTTTAAGTTTCTGTATGTTTTGCCCCCGGGCGTGAGCGTTAAGGAACGAGAAAGATTGGAGCAG gaatCTCCGGAGTTCCACATTGACGAGCACTTCAGGGCTGGTGATTTGGGTCAAATTCTAGGCGGCATTTTGACAAAAGGTATTTTAAGTGAAGGTAGTAAAATGCAGATTGGTCCGATGAAGAACGGAACATTCGAAACGGTGACGATAAAGTCGATCCACCGTAACAGGGTGCCATGCAGGATGGTTAGAGCGGGTCAGAGCGCCGCCATTTGTCTGGATAAGTGTATTTCCAATTTGAGAAATGGTTTGGTGATTTTGAATCCCGATGTGAAAGCAAAGGGATGCTTATATTTTCAGGCAAATGTCAGTGTTCTATTTCACGCCACAGCTATATATAAAGGATTTCAAACTACAGTACACATTGGAAATGTGCGACAGACTGCTGTGGTTATAGGAATTTATGCCAACAGCTGCATCCACACAAACGAAAGAggatctattttatttaaatttaaaaaccatccTGAATATGTAAACGTTGGTCAACGTTTATTGTTCCGCGAGGGTACAACTAAAGGAATCGGGGAAATAACACAAGTTTTTCCAGTCGATgactaa